A region from the Deltaproteobacteria bacterium genome encodes:
- a CDS encoding class I SAM-dependent rRNA methyltransferase has translation MNIASVFLKKGKEGPILHGSPWVYSGSVEKIEDYKEPGQMCDIFSYKNKFVARGYVNTKSQITCRVLAHRAIELDRNFLKEKIETAFNLRKQFVIPFTNAYRLIHSEGDFLPGLIVDVYNKGIVCQFLTAGMESFKQDVVSILRELFKPDFIYEKSDTSAMAKEGLKSIRQNLYGDVKSEIMIQEYGHTFSINPQSGQKTGFFLDQRDSRYLLGEISRNKRVCDCFSYTGGFSVYAGAGGAKSIVSVDESVHVFSIAEKNISLNNINTARFIQKDVFRFLRETDSQYDIIVLDPPPFARSKSSVKEALTGYKELNIQAIKKLSPGGILFSFSCSQAISTELFQQILFNSAIEARKEIQILRRIGQPVDHPVNIYHREGEYLKGFILKVIGGM, from the coding sequence ATGAATATTGCATCGGTATTTCTAAAAAAAGGGAAAGAAGGCCCAATACTGCACGGTAGTCCATGGGTATATTCGGGCTCTGTAGAAAAGATTGAAGATTATAAAGAACCCGGACAGATGTGCGACATCTTTAGTTATAAAAATAAATTCGTCGCAAGGGGTTACGTAAACACAAAATCACAGATTACATGCAGGGTCTTAGCTCACAGGGCTATTGAATTAGACAGGAACTTTTTAAAAGAAAAGATAGAAACAGCATTCAATCTCAGGAAACAATTCGTAATACCATTTACGAATGCATACAGATTGATCCATTCTGAAGGTGATTTCTTGCCAGGCCTGATTGTTGATGTGTATAATAAAGGTATTGTTTGCCAGTTTCTTACAGCAGGCATGGAGTCGTTTAAGCAAGACGTTGTATCTATCCTGAGAGAATTGTTTAAGCCCGATTTTATATATGAGAAATCGGATACTTCTGCAATGGCTAAAGAAGGTTTAAAATCTATAAGACAAAATCTTTATGGTGATGTAAAATCGGAAATCATGATTCAAGAATATGGACATACTTTTTCAATAAACCCGCAATCGGGACAGAAAACAGGTTTCTTCCTTGATCAACGTGATAGCAGGTATCTTTTGGGTGAGATATCCAGGAACAAACGTGTGTGTGATTGTTTTTCATATACAGGCGGTTTTTCTGTTTATGCCGGCGCAGGCGGTGCAAAAAGTATAGTTTCTGTAGATGAATCAGTCCACGTATTTAGCATCGCAGAAAAGAATATAAGCCTGAATAATATTAACACTGCACGATTCATTCAAAAGGATGTGTTCAGATTTCTAAGGGAGACCGATTCACAATACGACATAATCGTGCTTGATCCCCCTCCGTTTGCAAGGTCAAAATCTTCAGTTAAAGAAGCATTGACAGGCTATAAAGAGCTGAACATACAGGCAATCAAAAAGCTCTCTCCTGGCGGCATACTGTTCTCCTTTTCCTGCTCTCAGGCAATAAGCACAGAACTATTCCAGCAGATCCTTTTTAATTCAGCTATAGAGGCGCGCAAAGAAATCCAGATCCTGAGAAGGATAGGCCAGCCTGTTGATCATCCTGTAAACATATACCATCGTGAAGGCGAGTATCTTAAAGGCTTTATTCTTAAGGTGATAGGCGGTATGTAG
- a CDS encoding dihydroxy-acid dehydratase, with protein sequence MEKLSKEQILKSLELFSKVKSHRFFYKASGFTDEELDRPLIVIANSMQDAGIGHIHLKQLADAVKAGIYLAGGTPVEFNTIGPCGGYCKDSSLDPALLLYDLPQRDAIADSVEIQVKNLGADGIVMIGTCDKSVPGLWLAGARLDLPTIFYTGGPALPGMFEGKSTTFPTDVILEGVNRTLSGKMSEQEFENKMYDMEDKWVTSCGACPELTTANTVQMATEVMGLTLPGISTTPGGDLMQRVRLAKKTGYAIVELVKKGKRFRDFVSESAIKDAIRLVMAMSGSTNGILHLLALAYTLGLGINLDTVTEIGDQTPYFVPLRPSGPFTVVDLHYSGGPMAVLKRIEDKIDTNRLTVTGESIGERLKKTYIKNEKVILPVEKALSPFGGIVVLKGNLAPGGSLARYTIVHKENRHFVGKAKCFNDEQEAIFTILSGEIESGDVIVLRYQGPRGGPGFAENFRTVLILGSLGLHDVAVITDSRFSGATTGALYVGYVSPEAQVGGPIAALKNGDLISIDIAQRKLSVNLTDDEIKQRLSEWSPPPSKIKEGVLVQWYISAGQFETGAMLPRKLY encoded by the coding sequence ATGGAAAAGCTTTCGAAGGAACAGATTTTAAAATCACTTGAGTTATTCTCTAAAGTAAAAAGCCATAGGTTTTTTTATAAGGCGAGTGGATTTACGGATGAGGAACTCGACAGGCCGCTCATTGTTATTGCCAATTCAATGCAGGATGCAGGCATCGGGCACATTCATTTAAAACAGCTCGCTGATGCGGTTAAAGCAGGCATATATCTTGCAGGCGGAACACCAGTCGAGTTCAACACGATAGGACCGTGCGGCGGATATTGCAAAGATAGTTCTCTCGATCCAGCCCTGCTTTTATACGATTTGCCGCAGCGTGATGCTATTGCAGATTCTGTTGAAATACAGGTTAAAAATCTTGGTGCAGATGGTATCGTAATGATCGGCACATGTGATAAATCTGTCCCGGGTTTATGGCTTGCCGGTGCAAGGCTTGATTTGCCGACGATCTTCTATACCGGTGGCCCTGCACTGCCGGGGATGTTCGAAGGTAAATCTACAACATTCCCAACCGACGTTATTCTTGAAGGTGTAAATAGAACACTATCGGGTAAAATGAGTGAACAGGAATTTGAAAACAAGATGTACGATATGGAAGATAAATGGGTAACCTCATGTGGTGCATGCCCTGAGCTCACGACCGCAAATACCGTCCAGATGGCAACAGAGGTAATGGGGCTTACGTTGCCGGGTATATCAACAACGCCGGGAGGTGATCTTATGCAAAGGGTAAGACTTGCAAAGAAGACAGGATATGCAATTGTAGAGCTTGTAAAAAAAGGAAAAAGGTTTAGAGATTTTGTCTCCGAGTCTGCAATAAAGGATGCTATCAGACTTGTAATGGCAATGTCGGGAAGCACTAATGGTATTCTTCACCTGCTTGCACTCGCGTATACACTCGGGCTCGGGATCAATCTTGATACTGTAACAGAGATAGGAGATCAAACGCCTTATTTTGTTCCTTTAAGACCAAGTGGACCATTTACGGTTGTAGATCTTCATTATTCAGGCGGACCAATGGCTGTTTTGAAAAGGATTGAAGATAAGATTGATACTAACAGGCTGACTGTTACAGGCGAGAGCATCGGTGAAAGGTTGAAAAAGACATATATAAAAAATGAAAAAGTTATTCTGCCTGTTGAAAAGGCATTGTCTCCATTTGGGGGCATTGTTGTTCTTAAAGGTAATCTTGCACCCGGCGGCTCTCTTGCCAGATATACAATTGTTCATAAAGAAAACAGGCATTTTGTAGGCAAGGCAAAATGTTTTAATGATGAGCAAGAGGCTATTTTCACAATTCTATCGGGCGAGATTGAATCGGGTGATGTAATAGTTTTGCGGTACCAGGGACCAAGAGGAGGACCTGGTTTTGCTGAGAACTTTAGAACAGTGTTAATACTTGGAAGCCTTGGTTTGCACGATGTTGCTGTCATTACTGACTCAAGATTTTCAGGTGCAACAACCGGTGCACTGTATGTCGGTTACGTGTCCCCGGAAGCTCAGGTTGGAGGTCCTATTGCTGCCCTGAAAAACGGTGATTTAATTTCGATTGATATTGCACAAAGAAAACTGTCGGTAAACCTGACCGATGATGAGATTAAGCAAAGGCTTTCAGAATGGAGCCCGCCCCCATCAAAGATAAAAGAAGGCGTACTCGTACAATGGTATATTTCTGCAGGGCAGTTCGAAACAGGCGCAATGCTGCCAAGAAAACTATATTGA
- a CDS encoding M67 family metallopeptidase, with translation MKFVKEALNEITAHIEQTYPYEGCGVMLGVDDKVMTIYKGTNIRQDRKEDRFLLDPSDINEAEKLARQKSMDVLGFYHSHPDHPAMPSSTDLEDAWEGYYYLIASVNHGEIGDVGLFKLSDAKNDFIKELIKIEE, from the coding sequence ATGAAGTTCGTGAAAGAAGCTTTGAATGAAATAACAGCACATATCGAACAGACGTATCCCTATGAGGGGTGCGGGGTCATGCTCGGTGTGGATGATAAAGTTATGACGATTTACAAGGGAACGAATATAAGGCAGGACAGAAAAGAAGATCGGTTTCTCCTAGATCCATCTGATATTAACGAGGCAGAGAAATTAGCAAGACAGAAAAGCATGGATGTTCTGGGATTCTATCATTCACACCCCGATCACCCGGCAATGCCTTCTTCGACAGATTTAGAGGATGCATGGGAAGGTTACTATTATCTTATAGCATCTGTAAATCATGGAGAGATCGGGGATGTAGGTTTATTTAAACTTTCGGATGCGAAAAACGATTTTATAAAAGAATTAATAAAAATAGAAGAATAG
- a CDS encoding cysteine synthase family protein, giving the protein MKHVKLINNIEPVISGTVLEFIGNTPLYELRKHNFKKDNVNLFAKLEKYNPGGSIKDRAALRMVLEGIKTKKLTRSKTILESTSGNTGIALAMIGAVLDYKVKLYVPKNVSEERKKTLNAFGAEVIYTDPVEGSDGAYRDCLIEYEKHSERYFKPDQYNNPANPLAHYDTTALEIIEQTNGSVTHFIAGIGTAGTLIGTGKRLKEFNPSIQVIGVEPDSPFHGLEGLKHLESSIVPGIFDKSVCDRIIYVKTEDAYNLVRRLAKEEGLLVGESSGAALWAAQQVSKELEEAVIVTIFPDGGANYFSTRLWDEI; this is encoded by the coding sequence ATGAAGCATGTAAAGTTAATAAATAACATAGAGCCGGTTATAAGCGGGACTGTGCTTGAATTTATAGGGAATACACCTTTGTATGAACTCAGGAAACATAACTTTAAAAAAGATAATGTAAATTTATTTGCAAAATTGGAAAAATACAATCCAGGTGGTTCTATTAAAGATAGGGCTGCATTAAGGATGGTACTCGAAGGGATAAAAACAAAAAAACTTACAAGATCAAAAACAATACTCGAGTCTACCTCCGGTAATACCGGAATAGCCCTTGCAATGATAGGGGCTGTCCTCGATTATAAAGTTAAACTATACGTACCGAAAAATGTCAGTGAGGAAAGAAAGAAAACATTGAACGCATTTGGTGCTGAAGTCATATATACGGACCCTGTTGAAGGCTCTGACGGTGCTTACAGGGATTGTCTTATAGAGTACGAGAAACATAGCGAAAGGTATTTTAAGCCTGATCAGTACAATAATCCCGCAAACCCTCTTGCACATTACGATACAACAGCTCTTGAGATCATAGAACAGACAAACGGAAGTGTTACCCACTTCATAGCGGGTATTGGTACAGCAGGTACGCTTATAGGAACAGGTAAAAGGTTAAAGGAATTTAACCCTTCTATTCAGGTCATAGGCGTGGAACCGGATTCTCCATTTCACGGACTTGAAGGACTAAAACATCTTGAGAGCTCTATAGTACCGGGAATCTTTGATAAGAGTGTATGCGATAGAATCATTTATGTAAAAACAGAGGATGCTTATAACCTTGTGCGCAGGCTTGCAAAGGAAGAAGGGCTGCTCGTAGGTGAGTCTTCCGGAGCAGCGCTCTGGGCAGCGCAGCAGGTTTCAAAAGAGTTGGAAGAGGCTGTGATAGTTACAATCTTTCCCGATGGAGGAGCTAATTATTTCAGTACGAGATTATGGGATGAGATATGA
- a CDS encoding DHA2 family efflux MFS transporter permease subunit, with protein sequence MAQYNNDKSYKWWVLVIVMIGGFMSVLDSSGMNIALPHFMVAFGINMEQVEWIVTAYMLAFAIFILLATWIKTVIGLKQTFLFGLIFFVAGSFLCSFSWSLDSLIIFRMIQAIGAGAITPIGVTMLSEVFPKEERGFALGMWGAGITVAPAIGPMLFGYIIDHIGWRALFYINVPIGVLVLFWGITVLKPSKSDLAYYKNFDFMGFITFSLFIGTLMVALQKGQEKGWTSSYITSLLAVSYFSFLSFIITEFVVKKPIMDLSIFRNYNFTMSNIMGITRSVALVGSVFLMSMFFQNIMNYSATTTGIMLIPQALALSLSMPIAGKISDKVGSKPPLIMGTILTALSLYYFSYLSVFSTYEYIFADLLLRGFGIGFMMAPLTNSTINSLEPEQVNLGSGILNLIMRIGSSLSIAMMGIIIENRTDFHMSIYTGNIAYDSPLWYASLNRIKIYAVDKGSSFYNSAIAGKIIFVGDYLKRWANINAYDDAFFIAALFVVFSIVPALMLKNVIYRKNKQVKDSTVIESE encoded by the coding sequence ATGGCTCAATATAATAATGATAAATCTTATAAGTGGTGGGTACTTGTCATAGTAATGATCGGCGGTTTTATGAGCGTACTGGACAGCTCCGGCATGAACATTGCACTGCCTCATTTTATGGTGGCATTCGGTATAAACATGGAGCAGGTAGAATGGATAGTAACGGCATACATGCTTGCCTTTGCCATATTTATATTACTCGCAACGTGGATTAAGACTGTGATCGGACTCAAACAGACGTTTTTATTCGGTTTAATCTTTTTTGTAGCAGGTTCATTTCTTTGCAGTTTTTCATGGAGTCTTGATTCTCTTATTATATTCAGGATGATTCAGGCAATAGGAGCGGGTGCTATTACTCCGATAGGTGTAACGATGTTATCCGAGGTGTTTCCGAAAGAAGAGAGGGGATTTGCACTTGGTATGTGGGGGGCCGGTATTACAGTAGCACCGGCAATAGGGCCTATGTTATTTGGATACATAATTGATCATATCGGCTGGCGAGCATTATTTTATATAAATGTTCCGATAGGCGTACTTGTTTTATTCTGGGGTATAACAGTATTGAAACCGTCAAAAAGCGACTTGGCATATTATAAGAATTTTGATTTTATGGGGTTTATAACATTTTCTTTGTTTATAGGTACTCTTATGGTTGCCCTGCAAAAAGGGCAGGAAAAAGGGTGGACGTCCAGTTACATAACATCGTTATTGGCAGTTTCTTATTTCTCGTTTCTTTCATTCATTATAACAGAATTTGTGGTAAAAAAACCTATAATGGATCTTTCCATATTCAGGAATTACAATTTTACAATGTCAAACATAATGGGCATAACGAGATCAGTAGCGTTGGTAGGGAGTGTTTTCCTTATGAGTATGTTTTTTCAGAATATTATGAATTATTCTGCAACTACGACCGGAATTATGTTGATCCCTCAGGCACTTGCTTTAAGTCTGAGCATGCCTATCGCAGGAAAAATTTCCGATAAAGTCGGTTCCAAACCACCCTTGATAATGGGAACTATATTAACCGCATTGTCATTGTATTATTTTTCCTACTTATCGGTTTTTTCAACTTACGAATATATTTTTGCAGACCTTCTGCTGCGTGGATTCGGTATAGGTTTTATGATGGCACCGCTGACAAACTCCACCATAAACTCTTTAGAACCCGAGCAGGTTAACTTAGGCTCCGGCATACTTAATCTTATAATGAGGATCGGTAGCTCTCTGAGTATTGCAATGATGGGCATTATTATAGAGAACAGAACGGACTTTCATATGTCAATTTATACTGGTAACATAGCGTATGATTCGCCGTTATGGTATGCATCACTCAACAGAATCAAAATTTATGCCGTTGACAAAGGCAGCAGCTTTTATAATTCAGCGATTGCAGGCAAGATCATATTCGTAGGGGACTATTTAAAAAGATGGGCAAACATAAACGCCTATGACGATGCATTTTTTATAGCCGCATTGTTTGTTGTTTTTAGTATTGTTCCGGCTCTTATGTTAAAAAATGTGATTTACAGAAAGAACAAACAGGTTAAAGACAGTACCGTGATCGAATCCGAATAA
- a CDS encoding threonine synthase, with translation MGFVKGLRCRECGEVYPESPVHVCELCFGPLEVVYDYDKIKKILTKDVIAPRSKGMWRYKELLPIKGEPVVGYDTGFTPLIKANNLAKILGVKEIYIKNDTVNHPTFSFKDRVVSVAISKAKEFGFDTVACASTGNLANSVAANAATCGMKSYVFIPYNLEQAKIINTQVYGANVISIKGNYDEVNRLSSEIAGKYGWAFVNINIRPYYAEGSKTLGFEVAEQLGWRVPKNIVIPMASGSLLTKVYKAFKELHELGLVPDLKVKIYGAQATGCSPISTAVKEHQELFRPVIPKTIAKSLAIGNPADGFYAIDTMNKTGGWAEDVTDNEVIDGIKLLASAEGIFAETAGGVTIAVTRKLIENGKIPKDESIVVLITGNGLKTQEVLINRVDSLNIIPAKLEAFDELMKGKEKSKTK, from the coding sequence ATGGGCTTTGTAAAGGGCTTAAGATGCCGTGAATGTGGTGAAGTGTATCCTGAATCGCCTGTTCATGTCTGTGAGTTATGCTTTGGACCACTTGAAGTAGTGTATGATTATGATAAAATAAAAAAAATATTAACAAAAGATGTCATAGCACCACGATCAAAAGGGATGTGGAGATATAAAGAGTTACTCCCGATAAAAGGAGAACCGGTTGTTGGATATGATACAGGATTTACTCCTCTTATAAAGGCCAATAATCTTGCAAAGATACTCGGTGTTAAAGAGATATACATAAAAAACGATACCGTGAATCATCCGACATTCTCGTTTAAGGACAGGGTTGTTTCCGTTGCAATATCAAAAGCAAAGGAGTTTGGATTTGATACAGTTGCCTGTGCATCAACAGGAAACCTTGCCAATTCCGTAGCCGCGAATGCAGCTACATGCGGTATGAAAAGTTATGTATTTATCCCGTATAACCTTGAGCAGGCAAAGATCATTAACACGCAGGTATACGGGGCAAATGTGATCAGCATTAAGGGTAATTATGATGAAGTAAACAGACTTTCCTCTGAGATAGCCGGTAAATACGGTTGGGCATTCGTAAATATTAATATTAGACCTTATTATGCAGAGGGTTCAAAAACGCTTGGTTTTGAAGTTGCAGAACAACTCGGCTGGCGTGTTCCTAAAAACATTGTTATCCCGATGGCGAGCGGCTCCCTGCTAACAAAAGTATACAAGGCTTTTAAGGAATTACATGAGCTTGGGCTCGTTCCTGATCTTAAAGTGAAGATATACGGTGCACAGGCAACAGGTTGCTCCCCCATATCAACAGCAGTAAAAGAGCATCAGGAACTTTTCAGACCTGTAATCCCAAAAACGATTGCCAAGTCACTTGCTATAGGTAATCCAGCGGATGGTTTTTATGCAATAGATACGATGAATAAAACGGGTGGTTGGGCAGAGGATGTTACCGATAACGAAGTTATAGATGGTATAAAACTGCTTGCATCTGCAGAGGGAATTTTTGCAGAAACAGCAGGAGGTGTAACGATAGCCGTCACAAGAAAACTTATAGAAAATGGTAAAATTCCAAAGGATGAATCCATTGTTGTTCTGATTACAGGTAACGGCCTTAAAACTCAAGAAGTACTGATTAACAGAGTTGATTCGTTAAATATCATACCTGCGAAATTAGAAGCATTTGATGAATTAATGAAAGGTAAAGAGAAATCAAAAACAAAATAA
- the uppP gene encoding undecaprenyl-diphosphatase UppP produces the protein MTQSLQAFILGVVQGLTAFLPVSSWSHLIVFPWLLKWNNTFLSSLTFQVALQLGSVLALISFYWKEWLTLIKEFIIGIKERHPYSNFHRKLVLYVIAATIPGSILGYLFEKQVKEVLRNPLNVGIAMIVFGIVLYFADRVARSNTRPYERITLKDSIVIGTAQALALAPGVSRSGITMTAALFLGLDRETSAHFSFLLAMPILLGASLLKLHKLVHNFPASEVRPFIWGIAGSAVVSYIVIGVLLKYLKKHSFVPFVWYRIIFGAFLIMMYFTR, from the coding sequence ATGACACAATCATTACAGGCATTCATTCTCGGCGTTGTACAGGGACTTACTGCATTCCTTCCGGTAAGCAGCTGGTCACATCTCATAGTGTTTCCATGGCTGCTAAAATGGAACAATACATTCCTCAGCAGCCTTACATTTCAGGTGGCACTTCAGCTAGGCTCTGTGCTTGCATTGATCAGTTTTTACTGGAAAGAATGGCTTACACTCATAAAAGAATTTATTATAGGCATTAAAGAAAGACACCCGTACAGCAATTTCCATAGAAAGCTTGTCCTGTACGTTATCGCAGCCACAATACCGGGTTCGATTCTTGGTTATCTTTTTGAAAAGCAGGTCAAAGAGGTATTGAGAAACCCTCTGAATGTCGGCATTGCAATGATCGTATTCGGTATTGTTCTGTATTTCGCGGATCGTGTAGCCCGTTCCAATACAAGACCTTATGAACGGATAACACTTAAAGATAGTATTGTAATAGGAACTGCACAGGCACTTGCACTTGCCCCCGGCGTTTCGCGATCCGGTATTACAATGACAGCAGCCCTTTTCCTTGGGCTTGATCGTGAGACATCAGCGCACTTTTCCTTTTTGCTTGCAATGCCTATACTCCTTGGTGCCTCATTGTTAAAACTTCACAAACTGGTGCATAATTTTCCTGCATCGGAGGTCAGGCCTTTTATATGGGGTATTGCAGGTTCAGCTGTTGTCAGCTATATTGTTATCGGCGTGCTGTTAAAGTATCTGAAAAAACACAGTTTTGTCCCGTTTGTGTGGTACCGCATTATATTTGGTGCATTTCTAATAATGATGTATTTTACAAGATAA
- a CDS encoding MBL fold metallo-hydrolase encodes MINDTLNEAVEISADTYWVGQRDNNILERNSYLRVFKAGGKKINIVIDPGPPVDFESLSIKLSKIIGDPKNVQIVFINHQDPDVSYNATYLQKLNNNLIIIATQDTWRLIRFYGLNDNNFKSVESFLNYRVMLSTGHRLIFVPTPFLHFRGACMIYDPETQILFSGDFFGGLSAKNSGLYVTEKDWDGIKSFHQIYMPSKDAIKLAIDSIRKLAPAPLVIAPQHGGMIQGEILEEFIKRMYTLEVGIDLIKDTRLNSELKDLLNEIINELKQHVPEEEILSALKSFILDKTFPDLAIIRDGKVIEIKTDAVGVFGHIIKSLLSISDKNTKILIRAKVVKALLDRNLPLLDLDQGAGVEVPEFFEG; translated from the coding sequence ATGATAAATGATACCTTAAATGAAGCGGTAGAGATTTCAGCGGATACATACTGGGTAGGTCAGCGAGATAATAATATATTGGAGAGAAACAGCTATTTAAGGGTTTTTAAAGCGGGAGGCAAAAAGATAAATATTGTTATAGACCCTGGACCGCCTGTTGATTTTGAGTCCCTTTCAATAAAGCTATCAAAAATTATAGGAGACCCTAAAAATGTTCAGATTGTTTTCATAAACCACCAGGATCCCGATGTCAGCTATAATGCAACTTATCTCCAAAAACTTAATAATAACCTTATCATAATAGCCACACAGGATACGTGGAGGCTTATAAGGTTTTACGGACTTAATGACAATAACTTTAAATCGGTAGAAAGCTTCTTAAATTATCGTGTGATGCTTTCTACAGGACACAGGCTAATCTTCGTTCCCACACCTTTCTTACATTTTCGCGGTGCATGTATGATATATGATCCTGAAACACAGATCCTTTTCTCCGGTGATTTCTTTGGCGGCTTATCTGCTAAAAACTCAGGGCTTTATGTTACGGAAAAGGACTGGGACGGAATCAAATCATTTCATCAAATATATATGCCTTCAAAAGACGCTATCAAGCTTGCCATAGATTCAATCAGAAAGCTTGCTCCGGCACCTTTAGTTATTGCACCGCAGCACGGAGGTATGATTCAGGGTGAAATTTTAGAGGAATTTATAAAAAGAATGTACACACTTGAGGTGGGAATCGATCTTATAAAGGATACAAGGCTTAACAGCGAATTAAAGGATCTTCTTAATGAGATTATAAATGAATTGAAACAACATGTTCCAGAAGAAGAGATTCTCTCAGCTTTAAAATCTTTTATACTTGATAAAACATTCCCTGATTTAGCCATAATAAGAGATGGAAAGGTTATAGAGATAAAAACGGATGCAGTAGGTGTATTTGGACACATTATAAAGAGCTTGCTCAGTATAAGTGATAAAAATACAAAGATATTAATAAGAGCTAAGGTTGTAAAAGCATTGCTGGATAGAAACCTGCCTTTACTGGATCTTGATCAAGGTGCAGGGGTAGAGGTTCCGGAATTTTTTGAGGGTTAA
- a CDS encoding NIL domain-containing protein, which translates to MWEACKKFDVVINIGTSTVSGDFGIVGMELKGKRETVEALIKWFSKKGVKVEPIEQTIVE; encoded by the coding sequence ATATGGGAGGCGTGCAAAAAATTTGATGTAGTTATAAACATAGGGACCTCAACGGTATCGGGCGATTTTGGAATTGTTGGTATGGAATTAAAGGGTAAAAGAGAAACGGTAGAGGCACTCATTAAATGGTTCAGTAAGAAGGGTGTTAAGGTTGAACCAATAGAACAAACAATAGTGGAGTAA
- a CDS encoding adenine phosphoribosyltransferase — protein MEEFDLKMAIREIPDFPKKGILFYDITTLLKDAKSFQRTIDIFGNRYIDRNIDVILAIDARGFIIGSALAYKLGKGIVLVRKTGKLPYKTVKASYKLEYGVDEIEMHKDSVKKGDNVLIVDDLLATGGTASAAIQLVEKSGGKIIECAFVIELLGLKGSGRIKPYPVFSLIQYK, from the coding sequence ATGGAAGAATTCGATCTGAAAATGGCTATAAGAGAGATACCCGATTTCCCAAAGAAAGGCATACTGTTTTACGACATTACGACCCTTCTTAAAGATGCAAAGTCTTTCCAGCGTACAATAGATATATTCGGCAACAGATACATTGACCGTAATATAGACGTTATACTTGCCATAGATGCACGCGGCTTCATAATCGGCTCTGCTCTTGCATACAAACTGGGTAAAGGGATTGTACTTGTAAGAAAAACAGGAAAGCTTCCTTATAAAACGGTTAAGGCGAGCTATAAACTCGAGTACGGGGTTGATGAGATAGAGATGCACAAGGATTCTGTAAAGAAAGGCGATAATGTCCTCATTGTTGATGATCTTCTCGCAACAGGCGGTACAGCTTCTGCCGCTATTCAACTCGTTGAAAAGTCCGGCGGAAAAATTATTGAATGTGCCTTTGTTATAGAGCTGCTTGGCTTAAAAGGCAGTGGGAGAATAAAGCCGTATCCTGTGTTTTCCTTGATACAGTACAAATAG
- the moeB gene encoding molybdopterin-synthase adenylyltransferase MoeB has protein sequence MLTDIQVERYSRHIILDGVGGKGQEKLLNAKVLIIGAGGLGAPAAMYLSASGVGTIGVVDFDDVDISNLQRQIIHSTMDIGTPKVDSAAKTIGAINPDISVNKYNVKLTSDNIMGIIKDYEIIIDATDSFPARYLINDACVLTGKKNVYGSIFKFEGQATVFSPHEGPCLRCLYPEPPPPGMVPSCKEVGVLGVVPGFIGVVQATEAVKLILGIGRPLINRMLIYDALRMEVREMKIRKDPACPLCGDHPTVTALIDYEEFCGVR, from the coding sequence ATGCTTACGGACATACAGGTAGAGAGATATTCGAGACATATAATACTTGATGGTGTGGGTGGCAAGGGACAGGAAAAATTGCTCAATGCAAAAGTCCTTATTATAGGTGCTGGAGGGCTTGGTGCACCTGCGGCCATGTATCTATCAGCAAGCGGTGTTGGAACTATCGGTGTCGTTGATTTTGATGATGTTGACATATCGAATCTCCAGAGACAGATAATCCATTCTACAATGGATATCGGGACACCAAAGGTTGACTCAGCGGCAAAGACTATCGGTGCTATTAATCCCGATATTTCTGTAAACAAATACAACGTAAAGCTTACATCTGACAACATAATGGGCATAATAAAGGATTATGAGATTATTATCGATGCTACCGATTCGTTTCCCGCAAGATACCTTATAAATGATGCCTGCGTGCTTACAGGAAAGAAAAATGTCTACGGTAGTATTTTCAAGTTTGAGGGTCAGGCCACGGTATTCTCGCCGCACGAAGGACCATGTCTTAGATGTCTTTATCCTGAGCCCCCACCCCCAGGTATGGTTCCAAGCTGCAAAGAGGTTGGTGTGCTTGGTGTTGTGCCAGGATTTATAGGTGTTGTTCAGGCAACAGAGGCTGTTAAGCTGATACTTGGTATCGGCAGGCCATTGATCAACAGGATGCTAATTTATGATGCGCTTCGCATGGAAGTCAGAGAGATGAAGATTAGAAAGGATCCGGCTTGCCCGCTGTGCGGAGATCATCCAACCGTTACAGCCCTTATTGATTATGAAGAGTTCTGTGGCGTTAGATGA